CTGGCTCTGGGAAACCCCAGGAATTCCGGCTGTGACTTCTCCCCTCCCCTAGTAACATAGGCGGGACCTcggggtggggcaggggctgggggtatCCGTCTTCCAGCCATTGAGTTTCAGACATTGAGGGTTGCAGActcatttgtgtcctctctgccACCTGCCATCCCTGTGACAAGGGGCCTCTGGGTCTCTTTCTTGACATGAGACCCGGGAGTCATTCCAGAACGTCCATCATGGGGCTGTGAGGTCAGGAGGGATGCGGTGTCCATGGTGGCGGGAGGTTCTGTAAGGGGCAGCGGCCTTGGTGGATCTCAGCACTGAGGTCGGGTTCTAAAGCCAGAGTGTGAGGCAAAGTTCTGTCACGTCACACCGGCCCCCAAGTCCCGTGGGTCTAGCCTTGAGAAGGCGGAAGGGCAGACTTGAGTTCTGCTCCGTCTTGGCTGTGTCGCCTCTGCCCTGGCatgtgggcagggccagggtCTTCGAGggtctctcttttcctttctgtgatGAGTGCACAGCTAAGGGCTGCTCCACGCCGCcgctctgccttcctcttcctgtCCCTGTTACCTGGGCAGCGGAGGGCCGTGTGGCCGGGGTTCTCAGTGAGCAGCTTTCCCTGTTTCCCTCCTCCCAGCACTTCTCCACCGACCCAGTGGCTGCCTCCATCATGAAGATCCACACGTTCAACAAAGACCGGGACCGGGTGAAGCTGGGCGTGGACACCATTGCCAAGTGAGTGCGTGGCCCCTTTGCCCTGCCTGGCCCCTCCGGCTCGCCCCAGCACCCTTCCCACCGGGGCTGTCACCCTCTCTGGTCCCCTCATGACCTGCTGAGGTGGGCTAGGAAGGGAGCACAGGCCGGGAGTAGTGAGGCAGCTCCACCCAGAGGCCTCGGGCAAAGGACTGGGCCTCTTTGGGTCTGTTTACCCATGTGTGAAATGAAGGTGTTTATGGAATCAGGGGTTGCCCACCCTGGCTTCCTTGGGGACCACTCGGGGAGCGTGTGGAGGAGGCGGGGTCCCACCCCACTCCCCGAGTCTCAGGATTGGGGGCAGGCCTGGAAGTCCACGCTGCCCGCCAGCCCCGAGGGAGCCCCCCACAGGAGCCCCCTGCTGCCGCTGCAGCCCCCCGGCTCTGGCTCTCCACTCTTCCGGCCCTGTGGCTCCCCCACCGCTGTGGTTAACTGGTGCCCTTCTAGGACTGGTGGGACAGTGAGGGGTTCCATGGGGCTCCTGCCGGCACCAGGGGTGGGCTCCGTGGGGTGTGCGAGGTATGCCTTCCACCCGGAGATGGTCTCCTGCCCTGGGGTCACTGGGCCGCTTCTTCCCTCTGACTAGAGGCCAAGTGTGGCTGAGCCACTGACCTGGGGCAGGAGGCACAGAGGGGCCGGGCGGGCAGCCTCGGCTGTGCCCCACTCACCCTCTCCACCTACCCCAGGTACCTGGACAACATCCACCTGCACCCCGAGGAGGAGAAGTACCGGAAGATCAAGCTGCAGAACAAGGTGTTCCAGGTGGGCGTGCCTTGTGGCCCCTGGgcccaggctgggggtgggggcagccgGCCTGCAGGAGCCGGTGGTGGCCCACACCAGGCAGTCCCTGGAGGAGCTAGCGAGAGTTGAGCCCCAAGCAGTGAAGCGTTTGGCCAGTAGAAGGTAGCAGGACAAGATAGGGAGCAAGATTTTAATGCACCagtcaccccaaatcaacaaattCTGCCTCTCCTCACCCacatccttttcctcctcttcagtTGGGCTTGTTTGGGAACATGTCGGCAGTGGGGAGGTTTCTCATGCAAACCAGATGTCTGGTTCTTCTGGGGGAAACGGCAGGGTCTGGCCGCCCTGGCCTGTGTTAGCCTCGCTTCAGGCCCCAGCAGTATCTGGCTCCTCAGCCTCACTCTTCGTGCCTGGTTGTGACTTTTTCCTCTGTGCGGAGCTGGTGGAGACTCCCACCTTAGAAAAGCAGGTTTGCACCTAGTACTGAGGCACCCCCAGGGCTGGGCCCCATACAGGGGTCAACAGCTGCTCCCAATAGCGAGAGCTGGGCCCCTGGACCGGGTGGGGCGTGGCCGGGCCATGGAGGAAGCCAGGGGTCCCCAGTGACTCCCATCTCCACCCCCAGGAGCGCATTAACTGCCTGGAAGGGACCCACGAGTTTTTTGAGGCCATTGGGTTCCAGAAGGTGTTGCTTCCCATCCAGGATCAGGGTAAGCGGACAGGGCTTGGCTGAGTGGGGAATGGGGACAAGGGGCCTCGGGGCAGGAGGGCCGGGCTTGGGGGTCTCTCTGCTGCACAGTGACACCCATATCCTGCCGCGCTGTAGAGGACCCCGAGGAGTTCTACGTGCTGAGCGAGACCACCTTGGCCCAGCCCCAGAGCCTGGAGAGGCACAAGGAACAGCTGCTGGCTGCGGAGCCCGTGCGCGCCAAGCTGGACCGGCAGCGCCGCGTCTTCCAGCCCTCGCCCCTGGCCTCGCAGTTCGAACTGCCCGGGGACTTCTTCAACCTCACGGCAGAGGAGATCAAGCGGGagcagaggctcaggtgggcctGGTGTCCGTGGAGCGGAGTGGGGCGGGAGAACCCGGGCCAGCTCCTGACCTGGCCCTCATGTGCAGGTCCGACGCAGTGGAGCGGCTGAGCGTGCTGCGGACCAAGGCCATGCGGGAGAAGGAAGAGCAGCGGGGGCTGCGCAAGTACACCTACACGCTGCTGCGCGTGCGCCTCCCCGACGGCTGCCTCCTGCAGGGTGGGCACTTGCGACACTCAGGGAGGGTGGCTTGGGTTGGTGGGGGCCCTGGGCCCCACCTCCTCTgacctccccactccccagggACCTTCTACGCCCGGGAACGGCTGGGGGCAGTGTACGGGTTCGTTCGGGAGGCCCTGCAGAGCGACTGGCTGCCTTTTGAGCTGCTGGCCTCGGGAGGGCAGAAGCTGTCAGAGGACGAGAACCTGGCCTTGAATGAGTGCGGGCTGGTGAGTGTTGGCCCGCAGGGGACTGCTGACCCGGTGCCTCTGCAGGTTCTCCGGGGACCGGCACAGCCCCTCAGGAGGGAGCCTCCTTGTTTCAGAACAGGGGGCCCGGACAGGtccctgggtttgaatcccactTTCCCACTTACTGGCAACAGGGCCTTGAGCGAGTTCAGAACTACTCcacacctcagtttcccctgtcAAATGCGAGCAGTGACTCATGTTAGCTAGTGCAGTAAGTTTAGGCTTAGGTTCTGGGAGTCCCggagggagagggcaggaggCCGGGGTGTGAGCCACAGCCTCCACCAGCTGAGATGGCTTCCAGGCCAGGGTATCCCCGAGCCCAGCTTGCCCGCTGAGTTTCCCGCAGCGGGAAGGGCCGACTGTGCTCGGCTCTGTCCTTCCACTGCACGGCCACGTGGAGACAGAATGACAGCCTGCCCCCACCGCAGGTGCCCTCTGCCCTCCTGACCTTCTCGTGGGACATGGCTGTGCTGGAGGACATCAAGGCTGCGGGGGTCGAGCCGGACGCCATCCTGAAACCTGAGCTCCTGTCAGCCATCGAGAAGCTCTCTTGAAATAAAAGCAGGGTTGGTCTCAGCCCTGTGGGTCTGTCTCATGCTCTCCCTGttcctccccccaccaccccagggCCTCCAAGCCACCTCTGGAAATACTTGGCTCTGCCCCATGGGCACGGGAGGCGCGCCAGCTAGCTGTGGAGCTGTGGAACTGGGCCCCGTGGCAGAGCCCCCATCTCCTGGGGGCTGTGGAGATGCGCCCAAGCCCCCGAGGGAGAGGCCTGGGGATGCCATCAAATCTAAGTCCTCCCTAGCTGCTGGTAACTGTGTCATGAAGCTGCCAGGCAGACACACGTGGCATCTCCCTGGGCAGGAGAGCAGGCCTGCAGCACGGGTCCCGTTCCCGTGTGCTGTGGGTGGCAGCGGCTGCGCCTGGCACTAGGGCTGCTCTGTGGATGTGGGTGACGACGGCAGGAGGGGACGCTGGCCTTCCCGCACACAGACCTGCAGTTAGTAAATCATAAGCCCAAATAAACAGGGTGTTTGAATCTAGTTTTTTGGTGCTCCATTGAAACCATGGGACACAGGGCAGGCTCACCTGCTATAGAGCAGGCGGCACGGGGGCTGGGCATGGCTCCCTGTCAAGGCGGCACCAGGCGGATACCTGCTCTCGGGCCAATGCCTGGCCACAAGTGCCCGATGAGCCACTTGCCTGGGGAGGAAATCCCATGCGCTAGGGGAGGCTGTGCTGTGCCCACAAAGGCCCAGTCCCCGTGGGCCTCCCCCAGCTTGGGAGGCGAGTGCTGTCACAGGCCTGGCTTCCCTGTAGCCAGAGGGACAGGGCGTCCTGAGACAGCCACATCCTCTTCCTGGAACCTGCAGATGCGTGACTTCACCTGGCAAGAGGGGCTTGGATTGTATGATGAAAGGTCTTGAGCTGAGATGATCCTGGGTGGTCCGGGACCCAGTGTCCTCACAAGAGGtggcaggagggtgaggcagaggtCAGAGAGAGACTGGAAGAGGCTGCACTGTGGCtgtgaaggtggaggaaggggcccTGAGCTGAGGGATGCAGTGCCTCTGAGTACTGGGAAAGTCTCAGGAGGGCCTGGTCTTCCTGCCCACAGCTTGATGTCAGCCTGGTGAGGCACGCGTGCACTCTGACCCCCAGGCTGTGAGATGGTGACTGTTGCTTTAAACCAGGTGGTTTGCGGTGTGGCAGCCCCAGGAGACACAGGGACTCCGCCCTGCAGTGTGGAAGGCGTGCGTACGCCGGGCCCACTGCTGACTTGGGGATGCAGGTCTGCACCTGGGGGAGGTGCCCAGGGCCTATGCTCCTGCCCCTGACCTTGCATTGGTCCCTCCCTCGCCCCTGATACTGCCCTAGCTGGTGTGGGCACCCGGCCTGTTGAGAATGAAGGCTGTCACTCCAGTCTTGCGTCCCTGCAGGCCCCAGGACCTGACTCCAGGTTGTCAGGAACCCCTGACTCTGGGTTGTCGGGAGCCCCTCTAAAGCTCGTCAAAGGTGTGGCACAGGGGCAGCCTCTGCTTCATGCACAGCTGAATCCTGCTTCCCAGCAGGAAGGCCTGGCCGGGGCCTCCTGCCGTCCCTGACTGGGTGGATGGAGGTAGCTGACACCTTTCCCACATGGAGTTCCCTGAAGGGAAGCTTAGATTTCAGGTGGGGTGTGGCCAGGAGCAGGGCTGGCGAGCGTGACCCTCCCCGTGGCTGCGTGTGCTCTGAGCTGCTCAGCACCACAGAGTCCTCCCTCGGGGACAGTGGGGATAAAGCCCACTCAAcgtggggcagggaggaggtcACCTCCTAGCTCCAGCACTCACAAAAGATGCACCCGACCTAGGGGTGGGCTCTCACGAAGTCTCAGACTCCAAGCCAAACTCAGCTCCCAGCAGCTCTGGTTTGAGGAAGGAGACCCCAGCAGGTCCCCGGGAACACCCCCTCCTAACCCCCCAACCCAGGGCAGGAGGGATCGCTGGACAGAAGCATATGCGGAAAACCTGCACCTTGACCCAGGTCAGCCTGGTATGAGGATGACTTAGTGTCAAACAGATGGGACAGCGCTGTTGCAGGGCACAAGGCTGGCCCCAGACACGACACACTCGGAGAGAAACACGATGTTCTCAGAAAAGACAGAGCAGCTCAGTGCTAGAGAATAAGTTTATACACTGCCTCTTTACACACTGCCTCGTTTATACATGGGGCCCGTGCACATGGCCAGGTGGGTGGTCCTGGCTCTTCAATTCATTTACAAGTACTGGATTCCACGCCTGCTCCTGTGCCCGCAGGCTTCCCCGATAGGCCAGCAATCTCAATAATGCTTTATTAAAGGGCAGATTCATATGCAGCTCTTGGGGGAATTTTTACAAATATCAAAGTAACTAATCCAGCATCCTATATAGAACTCTGCACACCTTGGGGAGGTCCGTGAAGCAGGACAAAGTGCTCTTTACACAGGAATCGAGTCGGTTCAAGTATCTGCTCCGTGGGGAGGACACCCTAAGCGTTCTACGTACGTCACCACTGCTCTCACGACGCGCCCAGTGGGCTCGCAGGCAGGGCGGCCTTGCCGGTGTCCACCCCCACACCACCCCCAGCTCCGGAAGTGGCTCCACACGGGGCTTGGACCTCTGCAGGGCAAGAAAGGGAAGGTCTTGAGCTGGCTGTGCCTGCTGGGCTCCCTGGGGGAGGACCTGTTGCCTCATGGGGCCTGCAACGGCCCCAGGGCGGAACCCTTCACCTGACAGTGGGGGCAGGCGGAAGCTGGGGCATTGTGCCCCTTCTAGAGGTGACCTGCTCACCTGCTCTCAGGCTGACCCTGCC
The sequence above is drawn from the Macaca thibetana thibetana isolate TM-01 chromosome 19, ASM2454274v1, whole genome shotgun sequence genome and encodes:
- the UBXN6 gene encoding UBX domain-containing protein 6 isoform X1, encoding MKKFFQEFKADIKFKSAGPGQKLTESVGEKASKQKCSQPAPRPPRQGPTNEAQMAAAAALARLEQKQSRAWGPTSQDSIRNQVRKELQAEATVSGSPEAPGTNVVSEPREEGSAHLAVPGVYFTCPLTGATLRKDQRDARIKEAILSHFSTDPVAASIMKIHTFNKDRDRVKLGVDTIAKYLDNIHLHPEEEKYRKIKLQNKVFQERINCLEGTHEFFEAIGFQKVLLPIQDQEDPEEFYVLSETTLAQPQSLERHKEQLLAAEPVRAKLDRQRRVFQPSPLASQFELPGDFFNLTAEEIKREQRLRSDAVERLSVLRTKAMREKEEQRGLRKYTYTLLRVRLPDGCLLQGTFYARERLGAVYGFVREALQSDWLPFELLASGGQKLSEDENLALNECGLVPSALLTFSWDMAVLEDIKAAGVEPDAILKPELLSAIEKLS
- the UBXN6 gene encoding UBX domain-containing protein 6 isoform X2 codes for the protein MQGIRVMAGSAQSLAERGREKASKQKCSQPAPRPPRQGPTNEAQMAAAAALARLEQKQSRAWGPTSQDSIRNQVRKELQAEATVSGSPEAPGTNVVSEPREEGSAHLAVPGVYFTCPLTGATLRKDQRDARIKEAILSHFSTDPVAASIMKIHTFNKDRDRVKLGVDTIAKYLDNIHLHPEEEKYRKIKLQNKVFQERINCLEGTHEFFEAIGFQKVLLPIQDQEDPEEFYVLSETTLAQPQSLERHKEQLLAAEPVRAKLDRQRRVFQPSPLASQFELPGDFFNLTAEEIKREQRLRSDAVERLSVLRTKAMREKEEQRGLRKYTYTLLRVRLPDGCLLQGTFYARERLGAVYGFVREALQSDWLPFELLASGGQKLSEDENLALNECGLVPSALLTFSWDMAVLEDIKAAGVEPDAILKPELLSAIEKLS
- the UBXN6 gene encoding UBX domain-containing protein 6 isoform X3 gives rise to the protein MAAAAALARLEQKQSRAWGPTSQDSIRNQVRKELQAEATVSGSPEAPGTNVVSEPREEGSAHLAVPGVYFTCPLTGATLRKDQRDARIKEAILSHFSTDPVAASIMKIHTFNKDRDRVKLGVDTIAKYLDNIHLHPEEEKYRKIKLQNKVFQERINCLEGTHEFFEAIGFQKVLLPIQDQEDPEEFYVLSETTLAQPQSLERHKEQLLAAEPVRAKLDRQRRVFQPSPLASQFELPGDFFNLTAEEIKREQRLRSDAVERLSVLRTKAMREKEEQRGLRKYTYTLLRVRLPDGCLLQGTFYARERLGAVYGFVREALQSDWLPFELLASGGQKLSEDENLALNECGLVPSALLTFSWDMAVLEDIKAAGVEPDAILKPELLSAIEKLS